The nucleotide window CTATATAAGCAAACGCTGAATAATTTATTAGGCCATTTAgaagatgttagtagtatgccctagagcatatcattttgtatgtatcttgtacatattttattaataaaaagataatttcactttttcgtttatataatatatttatgtataattgaacatgtccattgatattttgttagaaattctattcttaagttgttaagaatatgagtgacagtatttttagagtaaagtatcataaattggttcacaatcgatgatacttcacaaaggtcatgacttatccagaaagattgtaatcatgtttgttcccaaggtatttatatgagatataaataagatggagtgatgagtctcatgccacataacaaatatgataggcacttatacatgataagtaagccgaaccagtgatgcttatgacaaacacatggagtttactcttgtcaatgcattgtcatatatcatatcagtgcatataatctttagacctgagataacacagttatcttgtatataggtggtttgagtttaatactgctttcatacttgtactgtgtatgggtatatggacatgtgttggctcctactagttatatatgaagatagatgttgatcaagatggaattcgttaccctaagtaaatagggataaaatcttatgttcatttaattgttcttgatgttttaagtttctggccaggacagatagatttaatcagaatagAGTTTTTGATAAGAGaatctaattaatcaataactgaaattaaaagagaacataatgttcatagcaaatggggtttgacattaactatgactccagcttgaattgagattttgttacggagagattttagtgcatggcaatatatgattaaaagtttatttaaggtatttcttattactgattaggtggccatgacatactatgctaagtgtcaaccatggtctatgagatgcctgaaatgatttagagaaatcatttacggtaagaaagagttctaatgatattaagagttaatatcatttctcattgccaataagtaattagcatagtaagtcacacatctacacaagctaatcactatttaaaatgtgatttaattgattaattaaagagtttaattaattaattaattaaagaagtttggtttgcaataagattgcaaagtctctagcatgacttgaaaccaaatttaggttattagatgtatagtataaattaaatttatatttaatttgattaaatatgaatttaattatgataaattaattaatagagattaattaattaattaatttatatttaatataaattgatttaaagaggagaaattataattttgggttgagaactcaaattaaaaagtatgggcaaattggtcttttcacatggtgatgaCAAATTGGTCTTTttatatggtgacatgtggcaccatatgatcttgccacttatcTTCCTATGATAGAAGACCACAtgttatgatttaaatggagcttgacacttgacttcataggattaaatcaaacaatAACAAGATGGAATTTTGTGATAACATATGGCAAAGGGAGGTAGtaagggtttgacctaagtatataaagaaaagtaataaagaaaaaattactcctctctctcttttctctcaagttgTTGTCACTTTTGGTTTCTcattctcctcttcaatttctcctttgattcaagggaaagaattttgatttccacttgaattaaaattattagaaagtgtttctaactctcagtacattcatacaaccttcacaaaataTAAAcctcatctcaaaattggttgacaaggcttgagaagccaatctaggggttgccattgcaactttggtgtgtgcttgtggtggacaagctagagggacaacatttggggtcctaagtatATTCTAGGAGTCGAGATTGCattaattgtgcatcaagaggttagtaactaaaaatctctcttttagttagggtttaattgaattaaatgttaattcataatctttaatgacaaatgaaattttaatgcatgctaaaatatattttggtatgcaattgggcattgaaaattgattaagatcataagacacttgatatggtgcatgtaaccttagaaataattttaaaattcaaggttctaataccCTTTAATCCACCCTTCCACTCCTTCAGAAGATTGATTCATCAAATCAAGTTAGcgttttgcatttttttttcttcaatcaaTCGAGAGTTTCTTATGTGATCACCATGGCGAGAAGTCTAGATGGTGAAGCTTGATACCGCCTTCACTTTCCCCTTCTGTAACCATCCCAACAGTGTGGAGTGCAACATCCACAAGAAGCTTTCCCTGGGCGAAGCCAAATGCAGCGTCTGCCCTGCAAGCTTCTCGACCTCCATATATCACCCCTTTGACGGAGCCAATTGACATATACAACGAGTGGATTGATGAGTGTGCTGGGGTTAATTAATGTTCTCTGTAATAGATCGGTCTTCTACAACTCTTTAATGGATCGTCGTAGCCTATATGATTActgttttttctttttcaatgAGTTCATTAATCATTTAGGTTAAAAAGTTTGTAGTTATTCAATATCTTCAAAGGgctaataacataaaaaaatttattgattaGTTTATGAATGATATAATTATCAAGATCTATCTAACATTTTAAACAATAAGATGAGAATAATTGAAGAGTTTTAACCTTGATTTTAAATATTGTAAAAAGTATCATTCTCCTTCATTTATGTCTAAGTTGAAATTAGTTAATTATACTTTAAactgaaatattaaatatttcaaatcgtaaaagaaaattatttttattttctttttatttttaaaagcaCTTTCACTGAGAATATGAAATACTAGATCTCGTTTAAAGAATAAGAGTATTGAACCACTAATACAAAACACCCgttgattatttttatttttttaatgataatATATATAACTTATTTGTCAtcactaaatttttaattttttacaattaattttttacaattaaaatttcTCTCCCTTGTTCTCTCcatattacaaaaaaaaaaagaaacatttttccattatttattaaaattttaactgatcaaatattctctttttttcttcctaAAAATGGCTTTTCTTCTCTTGTAGAATCTCTCAGTCCAGGTGAAAGCTTCAGAGAGCttctctttttttaatttttgaaaaatggaGGATTAACTCTACACTACTTCTTCTGTTATTTATAGGGACTTTTTATAAAAGATAGACGAGATGCTGAGGCTTGCTCTCCTCTCCTGCTTTTTTTGGCCTCCCGCGGGATTTGTTAAGCTAGAAACGCAGTTTTTAATAATCGAAATTGGCATTTCATTCACATTACCAATAGAGCTTGTGAGCAACCCCATGAAAGCTGAGGAAGCTACTAGGATTTACTTTAGTGAATAATAATAAAGCAGCCTCAATCTTCTATTCAATCCATTCCACCATGTTGTGGTATATCATGCAAAagaattaaaggaaaaaaaaagcagATAAATAAAccatgaattaaaaacaattctaACAGCAAATCAATTTACTATAGCAGAGTTGATTGAGGTAAATGCAGGTCACTAGGATTCTGCATGAATCAACAACACTCGTCACTAATAGAAGAGTACGTTCACCACAATACCAAATATCCACAATCTTAACTGAAATTAGCTTTTATGAAGATGTAATTTGCATGCCAACCAGGCTGATAAAAGTATCCTGTacaaactaattgtttctttgacTCAGAACCCGCAAAATGGATAGAAACAGATTGAGAATGTCCAGGTAGAGAGCAGCAGAGGCCAAAATATACTCATCATATGAGAAACGCTTGATCAGGTTGTCAGTGTCATAAATAATATACCCACAGAAAACCAGAGCACTAATTCCACCATAGATAGCTGTAGATGTTGAGCCAAGAGGGAAGAACATCTACATGATAAAACATAAAAAAGTTAAGACAAGAAAAACATAAATTCTCCAACATCCGTTAAACAACTACTGTATTCATGGCTGGATGGCTTCAATAAATAAAGGCAAATGAGAATCTAACCTGCATAAAACTGGTTAGGATGAGTATGATGAGACTGGTGAATAAAATTGGTCCCAAAAAGCTGAAGTCTTGCCCCTTCTTAGAAGCCCAGAAAGTGTATCCAGTTAGTGAGCAAACCACAGCCGAGGTTAGAATTAGTGCTTCGAGCACAATTTTCCCTGAAAATAAACAGAACAAAAGAATAATCAGATCATAATAGTGAAAGATTTGTATGTTATCAGATAGGGTTTGAAAAAGAATTGCAACTGTCCGTGGAAATGTCAAAATGCAACACATGACAGAACTTCCAAACTGGGGAGAAAGAAGATACTGACCATCTGTATTAGCACAGCTTACACCAACCAAAAGGCTTAGCGACACAGTGAAGAGTCCAAGGACAATCAAGTTGACAGGGTGCTTCTGGTGATAAACGTGCAATGGCCATAACACTGCAATTTTTGAGTTCATTGTAGAGATAAAGCACAATAATTTCAGCAAATTTAAACTAGAACCAATAATCTAttagaatttataaaaatatgaaaGATTGTCATTGTACAAAAttaaaacaaagagaaaggaaacAAGGGATTTAATAGACACAAGCTGCAGGTTTAATCTGATGTTACCACTTATGTGTgataaattgctaagaaaaacgAACCTATTACATAATCAATGCTAACCTTATCTATCATGTCATCATCTTCAAACCCAAGAAAACATCATCCAAAAACAATAAAGAGTAAATTGTTAAGAAAAAGAAAACCTAATAAATATCAATGCTATAAAGAGTCACCCAGTCTATCATTTCATCACCTTTACCAAAACCACATAAGAAAGTTAATGAATTTAACAATTTCAAAAAGATTCTATCAATTATTCAAGCCATGATCATCAAATTGAGTATCAAATTATTCCCCCAAATAAAAAGAAGGACAATTTATATAGCCTAGCGTCAGATCACATAATAGACAAAAACAAATTCAATTCCACAGATCAAAATTGTGCAAGGAGAAATACGAGATCTGAATTGCTAACGTACATATGAAGGGCGCGATGCAAAGGAGTAGAAGGAGGCCAGGACTGTCACCAAGGAGAGCATTGATAGGGGTGTAGAGGACGGTGACGGCAGAAACGATGGTGGTAAGCACCAATTGGACAGCGAGAATGCCATAGACCTTACGAATCAAGCCCCATCGCAGCTGATTCTCCCCCAGACCCAAACCAGGGTACAACGTCTCTCCATTTCCGGCTTCGAGATCAACCTCCTTCCCTAAATCCTTTGTGCTCAGGCCCGAGAATCCGTAcatctcttcctttctttctcaattccttgactcttcttctctctctctctctctcttttttttaccTCATGTAGAAATAAAATGCCATCGACATATTAACGTGACATGGCAATGTGGTTAAAACTGTGACCGACAAATGGGATatctttaaaaaaatgaaaatcatTTTCCACATTTTAAATTGGAAATTGAGATTTTGAAGAAAAAGCTTGTTCAATATATTGttttcattttataattttttttttatttttagatgatttcaatacaatttaaaattttctttcttaattaaaattaatttctattaaatttaatgaaatttaaaataaatttataaaatttatgtaataatattttaaaattaaaatacccttattaaaaaatttattcataattattCACTTTTTATTTATATCACCTTTTAGTTGATTTCTTTATGACTttggctgaattttttttttcttttaaatgtgatgcatgatgtcaaaattctattGGCTAAAGAAGAATATGGCATTTACTGTTGATatgtttaaataattatataagatattttatatttttatattaaatttttaatatgtaaatttattatgtatttagTAATAACatcatttatattattatattcttATATTGTGAAACGCGTAgagttattttatatttattaatatattattaattaatttatatatttattaaatataagatTTTTTTAATAGAGTAAaaagttatataatttttaattttgccatTAAAAATTTTTGTTGTAAAGTTATACTAAATATgaactatttaaaatttaattgtattttaaataatgtaaaatttatttttaaataaattataattcaaatttatttgaaatgattTAGGCCAAATTATTTAAGCCCAAGCCCTGTCATCCACATCAGACATTGAAGTACgagcggaaaaaaaaaaaaaaaaaccccttGCCACCTCCTGTAGGATGAGCCGCTGAGGAATCTACCATAGACAAAGtaccctcctcctcctcctccacttTGCCCTAATTTCGCTGCCTATAATTCCCGGCCGAAAAAGGTATAATGAAATTCTCTTATTAACTTCTTAATTACTTTCTCTAAGCAAATTGCACCCGCTTCTTTTCTTTATGCTCTCTCTCTACCCTTTTCGATTATGGGTTTCCATTCGAGTTCAGGTCTCTTCCCCAATATCAGAAGGTAATTCATTCTTTTTTCTCTTACAAccctaattttttatttgatcttTAAAGTTAGTTCCTTTCGCATCATTTGCCTTCACAATTTTGCTGGTTTTGATTAGATGCGGATATTGGACTGATTCGTTCCTTTGTCTTTATCTTCAATTTCTCcagtttctcctttttttttttgggttgggGTTTGTTTTAGGGGGGGCGGCTCGCCGGGCAGGCGGAGGCTGTTAGTATGCAAATTTCTCTATTTGGTTGCTTAGGGAATGGGAAAAAAACCACTTGGGAAGttttttgcttcttctttttactaTGAGCTTAATGGGAACATCCATAAAGAATTCATTACTTTCTGAGCTGAAAATTGCATTTTAAACATTGAATATTTACCATTTCTCCTTTTGCAATTACACTATCTTACTTTTGCTGTAATTTGCATTTCAGCATTGCATATTACTAGTGAAGCTGTGTGTTTTTGTTAAGCCCAAACCGGTGTATCATGGTAGTGCAAACATGCTATTCCTCCCTTGGCACAGCCTTTGAAGCTGTGGAGCTTAGCTGATTCCATTTGTATGCCTGTAAGTTTGATTTCTCGTTTTAATCTTCTCTGCATAACCAATGGCTTTCTTTTTCATCGTTCTCTGTTGTGTCTTCTGTTTGTAGCTGTAGAAGAAGAAAACTATTAGTGGGAAGTAGTGAAATCTGTGATATTTCATGGCTCGAGCTCCATCATCTATTGTGATTTTCTCTCGCCAAAGGCCTTGTAGAACCTGCCGAAACTTTAGTACCCAAATCCGAAAACTTACTGTGGAACGTAAAGAAATTGAATTTATCAGCGAAGGAATTAAACCAAATCAGAATCATGAACTCCCTCAGAGCGTGAACCAACATTTCACTGATGTGACTAAAGAAGTTGCTAAGATAATGAGAACAAAATCCAACTGGGAGCAAACTCTTATGTTGGATTTTCCTTCCTTCAATTTTACCGATCCCCAGTTCTTTTGGCAGCTTTTGAAGCAACAAAACAATGCTTTTCTCTCGCTAAGATTCTTTCATTGGCTGCATTTGCATTCCGATTTTGTGCCTGACCAAGTTTCCTGCAGCGTGCTTTTTGATTCGCTTTTGGAGGCTAAGGCTTGCAATGCagcaaaatattttcttcaagttTCGAGTTTTACTCCCGAGCAGGGTTCTTTGGAGCGCTATATATGTTGTCTTTGTGATGGTggaatggtgaatgatgcacttgatGTGTTTGTGAAGTTTAAAGACATTGGAATTTGCCCATCAATAGCGACATGGAATTCAGCTTTACTGGGTTGTCTTGTTGTCCAGAGGACTGATCTTGTTTGGAAATTATATCATGATATGTTGGAATCCAGGGTTGTGGCTGATATTGAGACTGTTGAATATCTTATTCGAGCCTTTTGTTATGATGGTAAATTTATGAAGGGTTATCAACTTCTAAGACAGGTTTTAGAAGAGGGGTTAGTCCCTAGAAATATTGCTTTCAATGCATTGATATCTGGGTTTTGTAAGCTGAGGAATTTTGTGAGAGTGTCTGAGCTTCTTCACACAATGATTGCCAAGAATTGTGCTCCTGATATTTATACATATCAGGAAGTCATCAATGGACTTTGCAAGAATAAAATGTTGCTTAATGCTTTAAGGATTTTCAATGATCTTAAGAATAGAGGTTATTCCCCAGATAGGGTCATGTATACAACAATGATTCACGGTCTTTGTGAGATGGGATGGATTCGTAATGCTCGAAAGCTTTGGTTTGAGATGATCAATAAGGGCATTCTTCCGAATGAATACACTTATAATTCACTGATTCATGGGACTTTTAAGAATGGAGAATTTAGAAAGGCTAGGAAACTGTATGATGATATGCGTGACAGAGGTTATGGTGAAACCACTGCAAGTTACAACATGATGATTACACATTTATGCTTATGTGGAAGAACAAATGAGGGTTTTGAATTGTTTAAAGAAATGGCGCAAAAGGGAATTATTAGAGATGTGATCTCATATAATGCTGTTATTAACGGCTTTTGCAAAAAAGGGATGATGGTTGAAGGTAAAAACCTGTTAAATGAGCTACTGGCACACGGTATACAGCCATCATCTTTATCTTATATTCCCCTTATTAAGAAGTTATGTGAATTGGGTGACATGAAAGAAGCGAAACAATTGTGGAATGATATGCAAAACAAGGGTCTGAAGCCAATGGCCTGTGACTATGATCATTTCATTTCCGCATTGTGTGTACGAGATCATGTAATGGACGGGATGGATTGGCTAGTTGTGATGCTGAAGAATAAACTCAGACCAAAGAAGAAAACTTTTGAGACATTAATTAAATGTGTTTCTCATTGTGGAAGGTTAGATGTTATGTCTAGGAtagtttattatattaaaatgggCATATGCAATTCTCTGGTCTGGAAATTTGATATGAAGAAAATGGGCTGGAGAAATAAACGGCCTGAAAGCTTTTTCAAGGTGTACACTAGAAGACGTACCAGAAGTGTTGGGACTAAGAAAGAAGAGTTGGCAAAAGCTTCCAAAAGAAAAAGCTTGTTCAAAGTGTACACTAGAAGACGGACCAAAAGTACTGGGACTAAGAAAGAAGAGTTAGCAGAAGGTTCCAGAGGAAAAAGCTTGTTCGAGGCCTAAACTAGAAGACGGACCAAAAGTACTGGGACTAGGAAAGAAGGTTCCAGAAGAAAAGATGCAAAAGATTCTAGAAGAGGAGAGCCGTTAGAGGGTATTGCGGCTACGCTGCTGAAGCAAAACAGAATAACATGTGAGAAGAAACTTATAAATAAGAAACAGAAGACGAAAGGGAGCATGAAATGTATTGTTTTCTTTCTGACATAATTGGTAGGGCCATAGACCTCTCCTCTGGAAGTTCTCTTGATAGAGTGTTCTTGTGTTAGAAGGTTTGGGTTGCTTTATTTAGTATTGAAGAGAAGAGTATGAGACTGCTGTAATTACTGGAACTCCATTTCTGGAGGACTAATTCAATGCAATTCCAAATTCTTCTTCTCAATTAAACAGCTTACAGTTCCTAACCATATCAAGACTCTGCAAGGATAATACCCTTCGTCATGAAACATGCCTGGACAAGATCctggaaagaaaataaattggGCGTTTTCAAGTTTTTGTTTGTAACACCTATCAAGGAATGATATGCAATTTGCCATTCCATtgtctctttaaaatatttaagaAAGTCTTCTCTGTGGAATTATTATTAGTTGAATTAATGCCTGTTATCAGCTACTTACTTGAGGGTTATCTTCAGTAATCGATACATGTGAGACAGCATCTGTGCATTATTATTAATTCACCTTTGGGCAACAATACCCAGAAATAAAAATACTAATGAAAAGGCCGAAATTTAGTGGTTAAACATTTGCAGACGCTATGATGTTATGCTGGTAGTGGTGGTAAGTGACCAACAATTGAaggaaatataattataattttgaattgtgaatttttaattattaaaaaattgatttaaaaactGCTAGATCAAtatttaaagtttaaaaattgaaaattaactttaattattaattatttttctcttttacctcaatatatgcatataataatttttctattaccattatttaaataaatatggaAATGATTAGCTTAGTTGGTCTTCTTATATTTCAAAAGTGTAGAGAGTTAAATTCTTGAGTCTCTCCATCTACCTTTTCTAAAATTATTCACTTTTACAATGAGAATAAGAAATGGTTACTTATATTGTATAGTTCTCGGTTATAACCGATTCATTATACCtcatttgaattaaaaaaaaaattgaaaatactaGAGAATAGAATAAAAAAGTAGAACAGTAACATATTAATGATTTTTTTCCTTGTtcaattgaattgaaattgaccattttatggatttttttttatttttaggctatgtttgatttaatttaaattcataaaattttgtagaattcaattaaattttatattttgtatattttgttttaaaaaaaattaattttaattttaagaaattgattataattaaaattaattcctataaaatttgatgaagttttattttttactaaaaaaaatatttgatgaagtttgaaataaattttataaaacttaCATAATAACATTTTAAGACTAAAGTACTCTTATTAAAAAATTTACTCTCAATCATTCACCATCTACAGTTAGACAATTGCTTATTACTTGATTCATATATTTGTTGATTATTATGTATTTATTaggtataagatttttttttatatagaataaaaattatataatttttaattttattattaaaaataaatttgaaaatgaagataaatgaatttaaattaaaaattatataaaatttaattgaatttttcaaataaattaaaGCGCAAGTAAATTCCAGGTTTGTGGTTAAATTGACTAAACGTAATGAAGGATTTAAGCCCAAGCGGGGTCAACCCAATTGACACAGAAGTGCAAGCATCAGCAGAAAGGGAAAGCCAAAAAAAAAAGCCACTTGCTGCCTCCTATAGGCCGAGGAAAGGGGCCAACCTCCTCCTGCTCCTCCTTCGGCTTTCTAATCACCTGAGATTTGCCAGCAACAAATCTACCATAGACAAAGTACCCTCCTTCTCCTCCACTTTACCCTAATTTCGCTGCCTATAATTCCCGCCAGAAAAAGGTATAATGAAATTCTCTTATTAATTTCTAAATTACCATCTCTAATCAAATTGcacccccttcttttctttctgctTTCTCTTCCCTTTTCAGATATGGGTTTCCATTCGAGTTCAGGTCTCTTCACCAATATTAGAAGGTAATTAATTCTTTTTTCTCTTACAAccctaattttttatttgatcttTAAAGTTAGTTCCTTTCACCTCATTTGCCTTCGCATTTTTGCTGGGTTTGATTGGATGCGGATATTGGACTTTTTTGATTCGTTTTCTTTATCTTTATCTCtggtttcttcaatttcttttttttttttctttttttgcgaGTAAGCAAATTTCTCTGTTTGGTTGCTGAGGAAACAAATTTTTCCACTTGGGCAAGTTTTTTGCTTCTCCTTTTTACTATGAGCTTAATTGGGAACATGAGTAAACAATTCATTATTTTCTGAGCTGAAAATTGCATATTTTATATTTACGATTTCTCTTTTGCAATTACACTATCCGACTTTTGCTGAAAATTGCATTTCAGCTTTGCATATTACTTTTTAGCTACATTATCAATCATGCATTGAAAATACACAAGCTGGTTGGCTAATGGTTAGTGCCAAGTGCTTATTTGATCTCCACGTATTTAAGGGGGGAAAAGAAGAAGCTGCTACTTCCACTTTTTTCGGAGAGAACAATTTTCTGATTGCTACCCAACAATGCCTGCTGCTGCAGATTTttttttggcttttttttttaatttctatttttgTTGCTTCTGTAAATGCAGTTCAGATGCCAATCCCAACAGTGAGGAGTGTGGAACTGCCATGATTGTAAAAGCATATCCACTAGGTATGGTTCGAGTTAACAATGGAGTCAATGGAGGGGATGGAGGGGAGTCGAGGCTTGAACCTTGCATAGGTTTAGAGTTTGATTCAGCAGATGATGCACGTGAATTCTATGGAGCATATGCAATGCGAACAGGATTCAGAATTAGGACTGGCCAGCTTTATCGATCACGAACTGATGGTTcagtttcttcaagaagatttgtgTGCTCAAAGGAGGGTTTCCAGCTTAATTCAAGGACAGGTTGTCCAGCATTCATAAGGGTGCAAAGACGTGACTCTGGAAAATGGGTGATTGATCAAATCCATAAGGACCACAATCATGAACTTGGACTTGTGGATGAAAGTCATCCACCTATTTTGCAGCAGAGAACTCCTAAAGCTAAGAAATCATCAGCTGAGGTGTCTCAAAGGCCAAAATTCAAACCCACTGATGTGTCTCAAAGGCCAAAATTCAAACTGATTGAGGATGTTGATAATGAGAGGCCATGCCCATCTGGCGTTATTAATGTCAAACGACTTAAAAGGGGAGGAGATGAAGGTCCATTAAATGCTGAACCTTATGCAGGTCTAGCATTCAATTCAGCTGATGAAGCATACCAATTTTACCAAATATATGCAGATGGTGCTGGATTTAGAATTCGGATTGGTCAGCTATTTCGTTCAAAGAATGATGGGTCTATTACATCCCGGCGATTTGTGTGCTCCAAGGAGGGGTTCCAACACCCTTCAAGAGTAGGCTGTGGGGCATTTATGAGGATTAAGAGGCAAGAATCTGGAACTTGGATAGTGGACCGTCTTCAAAAGAGTCATAATCATGATCTTGAGCTGCAAACAGGAACTCAACAGAAAAGTTATAATACTTCAAAGAAATTCATAGATGATGCAAATGGTGATGTAAATGATGGTTTGGACTCTGTAGACATAGCTAAAATATATTATGGTAGTCCGAGCAGGGGAGCTCGAGAAAACAACATTGGAAGTGATTGGTACAAATTGCTTCTGGATTATTTCCAAACTAGGCAAGCAGAAGATACTGGATTCTTTTATTCAGTGGAGGCTGATAATGGTAGTTGCATGAGTGTTTTCTGGGCAGATGGCAGGTCTAGATTCTCATGCAGTCAATTTGGTGATGCCATTGTGTTTGATACCTTATACAGGAAGAGTAATTATGTAGTGCCATTTGCAACCTTGGTTGGAGTTAACCACCATAAGCAGCCAGTTCTTCTAGCTTGTGCTCTAATCGCCAATATGTCAGAGGAGTCTGTCACTTGGCTGTTTCAGACATGGCTTAGAGCTATGTCAGGATGTCGACCTAAATCTATTATAGCTGATCAAGATGCAGCCATCCAGCAAGCAATTGCAAAAGTCTTTCCGGGGACTCATCATCGTTTATCGATGTGGCAGATTAGAGCAAAGGAACGAGAGAATTTTAGGTCAATGACCGAAGAATTCA belongs to Hevea brasiliensis isolate MT/VB/25A 57/8 chromosome 4, ASM3005281v1, whole genome shotgun sequence and includes:
- the LOC110640866 gene encoding BI1-like protein — protein: MYGFSGLSTKDLGKEVDLEAGNGETLYPGLGLGENQLRWGLIRKVYGILAVQLVLTTIVSAVTVLYTPINALLGDSPGLLLLLCIAPFILLWPLHVYHQKHPVNLIVLGLFTVSLSLLVGVSCANTDGKIVLEALILTSAVVCSLTGYTFWASKKGQDFSFLGPILFTSLIILILTSFMQMFFPLGSTSTAIYGGISALVFCGYIIYDTDNLIKRFSYDEYILASAALYLDILNLFLSILRVLSQRNN
- the LOC110640829 gene encoding pentatricopeptide repeat-containing protein At5g18950: MARAPSSIVIFSRQRPCRTCRNFSTQIRKLTVERKEIEFISEGIKPNQNHELPQSVNQHFTDVTKEVAKIMRTKSNWEQTLMLDFPSFNFTDPQFFWQLLKQQNNAFLSLRFFHWLHLHSDFVPDQVSCSVLFDSLLEAKACNAAKYFLQVSSFTPEQGSLERYICCLCDGGMVNDALDVFVKFKDIGICPSIATWNSALLGCLVVQRTDLVWKLYHDMLESRVVADIETVEYLIRAFCYDGKFMKGYQLLRQVLEEGLVPRNIAFNALISGFCKLRNFVRVSELLHTMIAKNCAPDIYTYQEVINGLCKNKMLLNALRIFNDLKNRGYSPDRVMYTTMIHGLCEMGWIRNARKLWFEMINKGILPNEYTYNSLIHGTFKNGEFRKARKLYDDMRDRGYGETTASYNMMITHLCLCGRTNEGFELFKEMAQKGIIRDVISYNAVINGFCKKGMMVEGKNLLNELLAHGIQPSSLSYIPLIKKLCELGDMKEAKQLWNDMQNKGLKPMACDYDHFISALCVRDHVMDGMDWLVVMLKNKLRPKKKTFETLIKCVSHCGRLDVMSRIVYYIKMGICNSLVWKFDMKKMGWRNKRPESFFKVYTRRRTRSVGTKKEELAKASKRKSLFKVYTRRRTKSTGTKKEELAEGSRGKSLFEA
- the LOC110640828 gene encoding protein FAR1-RELATED SEQUENCE 7-like, which translates into the protein MGFHSSSGLFTNIRSSDANPNSEECGTAMIVKAYPLGMVRVNNGVNGGDGGESRLEPCIGLEFDSADDAREFYGAYAMRTGFRIRTGQLYRSRTDGSVSSRRFVCSKEGFQLNSRTGCPAFIRVQRRDSGKWVIDQIHKDHNHELGLVDESHPPILQQRTPKAKKSSAEVSQRPKFKPTDVSQRPKFKLIEDVDNERPCPSGVINVKRLKRGGDEGPLNAEPYAGLAFNSADEAYQFYQIYADGAGFRIRIGQLFRSKNDGSITSRRFVCSKEGFQHPSRVGCGAFMRIKRQESGTWIVDRLQKSHNHDLELQTGTQQKSYNTSKKFIDDANGDVNDGLDSVDIAKIYYGSPSRGARENNIGSDWYKLLLDYFQTRQAEDTGFFYSVEADNGSCMSVFWADGRSRFSCSQFGDAIVFDTLYRKSNYVVPFATLVGVNHHKQPVLLACALIANMSEESVTWLFQTWLRAMSGCRPKSIIADQDAAIQQAIAKVFPGTHHRLSMWQIRAKERENFRSMTEEFKYEYEKCIYQSQTSVDFKTMWSALINKYALKENAWLREMYEKRESWVPLYLGGKFCAGIPVSEGLESFFGTYLNAQTPLAEFISRYEQGLARRRDEERQEDFNCYNLQAFLHTKEPVEEQGRRLYTLTAFKIFQNELLQCYNYLGIKTYEEGTISRYSVRRCGNETERHAVTFSASNLNVCCSCQMFEFEGILCRHVLRVFNLLDIREIPPCYILHRWTKNAEYGTIRDIESGVSPQELKSLIMWSLRETACKFVEAGTTSLEKYKIAYEIMREGGIKLRWQR